A stretch of the Mycobacterium sp. ITM-2016-00317 genome encodes the following:
- a CDS encoding hydrogenase expression protein HypE has protein sequence MPSEAAVKAEEALIHVLWINAGLSCDGDSVALTAATLPSIEEIALGALPGLPRVAIHWPLIDFECGPNGGADDFLEWFFKADRGELEPFVLVVEGSIPNEKIKDEGYWCGFGNDPATGQPITTSEWLDRLTPKATVVVAAGTCATYGGIHAMAGNPTGAMGVPDYLGWDWKSKAGVPIVCVPGCPVQPDNLSETLTYLLYMATDQAPMIPLDDALRPKWLFGATVHEGCDRGGYYEQGDFATEYGSPKCIVKLGCWGPVVKCNVPKRGWMDGVGGCPNVGGICIGCTMPGFPDKFMPFMDEPPGGKLSSTGSELYGSVIRSLRHITGRTLDHEPHWRRPGTELTTGVTRTW, from the coding sequence ATGCCCAGCGAGGCAGCAGTCAAAGCGGAAGAGGCGCTGATCCACGTTCTGTGGATCAATGCCGGCCTGAGTTGTGACGGCGATTCAGTGGCGCTGACTGCCGCCACCCTCCCGAGCATCGAGGAGATCGCGCTCGGCGCGCTTCCCGGCCTGCCCAGGGTCGCCATCCACTGGCCCTTGATCGACTTCGAATGCGGACCCAACGGAGGCGCCGACGACTTCCTCGAATGGTTCTTCAAAGCCGACAGAGGCGAATTGGAACCGTTCGTGCTGGTCGTCGAGGGCTCCATCCCCAACGAGAAGATCAAGGACGAGGGCTACTGGTGCGGGTTCGGCAACGACCCCGCCACCGGCCAGCCCATCACCACCAGCGAATGGCTGGACCGGCTCACCCCGAAGGCCACCGTGGTGGTGGCGGCAGGCACGTGCGCCACCTACGGCGGCATCCACGCGATGGCAGGCAATCCGACGGGTGCGATGGGAGTGCCCGACTACCTCGGCTGGGACTGGAAGTCCAAGGCCGGCGTCCCGATCGTGTGCGTGCCGGGGTGTCCGGTGCAGCCGGACAACCTGTCGGAAACGTTGACCTACCTGCTCTACATGGCCACCGACCAGGCGCCGATGATCCCGCTCGACGACGCGTTGCGGCCCAAGTGGCTGTTCGGTGCGACGGTCCACGAGGGCTGCGACCGCGGCGGCTACTACGAGCAGGGCGACTTCGCCACCGAGTACGGGTCACCGAAGTGCATCGTGAAACTGGGATGTTGGGGCCCGGTGGTGAAATGCAATGTGCCCAAACGCGGTTGGATGGACGGCGTCGGCGGCTGCCCGAACGTGGGCGGCATCTGCATCGGCTGCACCATGCCGGGCTTCCCGGACAAGTTCATGCCGTTCATGGACGAACCGCCCGGCGGCAAGCTGTCCTCCACCGGCTCCGAGCTCTACGGCTCGGTGATCCGGAGTCTGCGCCACATCACCGGTCGCACGCTCGACCACGAGCCCCACTGGCGGCGCCCGGGCACCGAACTGACGACCGGAGTCACCCGCACCTGGTGA
- a CDS encoding hydrogenase maturation nickel metallochaperone HypA has product MHEMAITQSVVDAVCDHAAGRRIHGIRLEVGALCAVVPDSMQFCFELVTEGTAAEGARLDIDVRPASGHCRGCGEDFVLADFILLCPCGSADVEVTAGQDILIRSMEVS; this is encoded by the coding sequence ATGCACGAGATGGCGATCACCCAGAGTGTCGTCGATGCCGTGTGTGACCACGCCGCCGGCCGACGGATACACGGGATCCGGCTGGAGGTCGGCGCGCTGTGCGCGGTGGTGCCGGACTCGATGCAATTCTGCTTCGAGCTGGTCACCGAGGGCACCGCGGCCGAGGGCGCCCGCCTCGACATCGACGTGCGCCCGGCCAGCGGGCACTGCCGCGGCTGCGGCGAGGACTTCGTGCTGGCCGATTTCATCCTGCTCTGCCCGTGTGGCAGCGCCGACGTCGAGGTGACCGCCGGCCAGGACATCCTGATCCGGTCCATGGAAGTGAGCTGA
- a CDS encoding amino acid ABC transporter permease, whose amino-acid sequence MEIFTEYRAEIFAAFWTTIQLTVLSAVGALVLGTGLAAMRLAPVPMLNWIGTTYVNIVRNTPLTLIILFCSFGLAQTLGLTLANRGSATFIADSGFRLAVLGLTVYTASFVCETVRAGVNTIPLGQAEAARSLGLTFGQNLRIVLLPQAFRAVIIPLGSVLIALTKNTTIASAIGVAEAALLMKEMIENTAAVLVVGGIFALGFVILTLPLGLVFGWLGKRLAVAH is encoded by the coding sequence GTGGAGATTTTCACCGAGTACCGCGCGGAGATCTTCGCCGCGTTCTGGACCACCATCCAGCTCACGGTTCTGTCGGCGGTGGGTGCGCTCGTGCTCGGCACGGGGCTGGCGGCGATGCGGTTGGCCCCGGTGCCGATGCTCAACTGGATCGGCACCACGTACGTCAACATCGTGCGCAACACCCCGCTGACGCTGATCATCCTGTTCTGCTCGTTCGGGCTGGCCCAGACGCTGGGGCTGACGCTGGCCAACCGCGGGTCGGCGACGTTCATCGCCGACAGCGGGTTCCGGCTGGCCGTGCTGGGGCTGACCGTCTACACCGCGTCGTTCGTGTGTGAGACGGTGCGCGCCGGTGTGAACACCATCCCGCTGGGCCAGGCCGAAGCCGCCCGCTCGCTGGGCCTGACGTTCGGGCAGAACCTGCGGATCGTGTTGCTGCCGCAGGCGTTTCGTGCGGTCATCATCCCGCTCGGTTCGGTGCTGATCGCGCTGACGAAGAACACCACGATCGCCTCGGCGATCGGTGTCGCCGAGGCTGCGCTGCTGATGAAGGAGATGATCGAGAACACCGCGGCGGTGCTGGTGGTCGGCGGCATCTTCGCGCTGGGATTCGTGATCCTGACCCTGCCGCTGGGGCTGGTGTTCGGTTGGCTGGGCAAGCGATTGGCGGTGGCTCACTAG
- the recX gene encoding recombination regulator RecX — protein MTLFPLPSTSSPAAGADEPTKRGEQARAVCLRLLTARARTRAELEAALAKRGYPDDIAASVLDRLTEVGLIDDEDFAEEWVRSRRANAGKGKRALAAELRKKGVDDEVIDGALAGIDAGAERTRAEQLVRDKLRREKLGDPDDRDAENKVARRLVGMLARRGYQQSMALDVVTAELANERERRKV, from the coding sequence ATGACGCTCTTCCCGCTCCCGTCGACTTCTAGTCCGGCGGCGGGTGCCGACGAGCCCACCAAGCGAGGCGAGCAGGCGCGGGCAGTGTGTCTGCGCCTGCTCACCGCAAGGGCGCGCACCCGTGCTGAACTGGAGGCCGCGCTGGCCAAGCGCGGATACCCCGACGACATCGCCGCGTCTGTCCTGGACCGGTTGACTGAGGTAGGGCTGATCGACGACGAGGACTTCGCCGAGGAGTGGGTGCGGTCCCGGCGCGCGAATGCCGGAAAAGGCAAGCGCGCGTTGGCTGCCGAGTTGCGCAAGAAGGGTGTCGACGACGAGGTGATCGACGGCGCATTGGCCGGGATCGACGCCGGCGCCGAACGCACCCGCGCCGAACAGCTGGTCCGCGACAAGTTGCGGCGCGAGAAGCTCGGCGACCCCGACGACAGAGACGCCGAGAACAAGGTGGCGCGGCGGCTGGTCGGCATGCTGGCCCGGCGCGGCTATCAGCAGTCGATGGCACTCGATGTGGTCACCGCCGAATTGGCGAACGAGCGGGAGCGCCGCAAGGTGTGA
- a CDS encoding amino acid ABC transporter permease, whose product MAGSVLFDVPGPRARIRNRVISVVTIVVLALVAWVVYSRLESRGQLTAAKWEPFLTPDLWRTYVLPGIEGTLTAAAVSIVLALALGLVLGVGRLSTHNGIRWASSVFVEFFRAVPVLIMMIFAYFLYAFYDVFPSKHLALAGVITGLTLYNAAVIAEIVRAGVHALPRGQAEAASALGMTSGQTMRSILLPQAITSMLPVLVSQLVVVLKDTALGYQITFVEMVRQGTVIGSAYGNYIPALIVIALLMIAMNFTLSWLATRLEKRMRRSRKGPAPMEAEPLELQGDRSRGV is encoded by the coding sequence GTGGCCGGCTCTGTCCTGTTCGACGTTCCGGGTCCCCGCGCGCGGATCCGCAACCGGGTGATCTCGGTGGTCACCATCGTGGTGCTCGCGCTCGTCGCCTGGGTGGTCTACTCCCGGCTGGAGTCGCGGGGCCAGCTCACCGCCGCGAAATGGGAACCGTTCCTGACCCCCGATCTGTGGCGCACCTACGTGCTGCCGGGCATCGAGGGCACCCTGACGGCGGCGGCCGTGTCGATCGTGCTGGCCCTGGCGCTGGGCCTGGTGCTCGGGGTGGGCCGGCTGTCGACGCACAACGGGATCCGCTGGGCCTCGTCGGTGTTCGTCGAGTTCTTCCGCGCGGTGCCGGTGCTGATCATGATGATCTTCGCGTACTTCCTGTACGCGTTCTACGACGTGTTCCCGTCCAAGCACCTCGCGCTGGCCGGCGTGATCACCGGCCTGACGCTCTACAACGCCGCGGTGATCGCCGAGATCGTGCGCGCCGGTGTGCACGCGCTGCCGCGTGGCCAGGCCGAGGCTGCGTCCGCGCTGGGCATGACCTCAGGTCAGACGATGCGGTCGATCCTGCTGCCGCAGGCGATCACCTCGATGCTGCCGGTGCTGGTCTCCCAGCTGGTCGTGGTGTTGAAGGACACCGCGCTCGGCTACCAGATCACGTTCGTCGAGATGGTGCGCCAGGGCACGGTGATCGGCTCGGCCTACGGCAACTACATTCCGGCGCTGATCGTGATCGCGCTGCTGATGATCGCGATGAACTTCACCCTGTCGTGGCTGGCGACCCGGTTGGAGAAGCGGATGCGCCGCTCCCGCAAGGGTCCGGCGCCGATGGAGGCCGAGCCGCTGGAGCTGCAGGGCGACCGCAGCCGCGGGGTCTGA
- a CDS encoding DUF1622 domain-containing protein, which translates to MSSALLAFDVLPEATLRGMVDLMVRLIEACGAVVIMIGAVVAIVKFVAALARRDLDQFSAVRLTMARFLVLGLEFQLAADVLRTAISPSFEEIGKLAAIAAIRTALNYFLNREIAQEKRELELLARPGPAPAPPAP; encoded by the coding sequence GTGAGTTCCGCGCTGCTGGCCTTCGACGTACTGCCCGAGGCGACGCTGCGCGGCATGGTCGACCTGATGGTCCGCCTGATCGAGGCGTGCGGCGCGGTGGTGATCATGATCGGCGCGGTGGTCGCGATCGTGAAGTTCGTCGCCGCGCTGGCCCGGCGCGACCTCGACCAGTTCTCCGCGGTGCGGCTGACGATGGCCCGTTTCCTGGTGCTGGGGCTGGAGTTCCAGCTCGCCGCGGACGTGCTGCGCACCGCGATCTCCCCGTCGTTCGAGGAGATCGGCAAGCTGGCCGCCATCGCCGCCATCCGCACCGCGCTCAACTATTTCCTCAATCGCGAGATCGCTCAGGAGAAGCGCGAGCTCGAGCTGCTGGCCCGCCCGGGCCCGGCCCCCGCTCCCCCAGCGCCGTGA
- the hypB gene encoding hydrogenase nickel incorporation protein HypB: MCATCGCGDDAATVTVPGTPADHQHPHPHAHPHLHPHTVDLEQRVLAKNDALAEHNRHRLAQRRILALNLMSSPGAGKTTLLERTIRELGARTAVTVIEGDQETLLDAERIRATGVPAVQVNTGAGCHLDAQMVGDALTALDPPEHSLLFIENVGNLVCPAMFDLGEQAKVVIVSVTEGADKPLKYPHMFAAADLVLVNKSDLLPYVDFDVAQCVRHARSVNPGVEILTVSASSGEGLAQWYRWIEIQTGPDRTSTRPSTR, encoded by the coding sequence ATGTGCGCAACCTGCGGGTGCGGAGACGACGCGGCGACCGTCACCGTCCCCGGCACCCCGGCCGACCACCAGCACCCCCACCCCCACGCGCACCCGCACCTGCACCCGCACACCGTCGACCTCGAGCAGCGGGTGCTGGCCAAGAACGACGCCCTCGCCGAGCACAACCGGCACCGGCTCGCGCAGCGCCGGATCCTCGCGCTGAATCTGATGAGCTCGCCCGGGGCCGGGAAGACCACGTTGCTGGAGCGGACCATCCGCGAACTGGGCGCGCGGACCGCGGTGACCGTCATCGAAGGCGATCAGGAGACCCTGCTCGACGCCGAGCGGATCCGCGCCACCGGGGTGCCCGCGGTGCAGGTGAACACCGGGGCCGGCTGCCACCTCGACGCGCAGATGGTCGGCGACGCGCTGACCGCCCTCGATCCGCCCGAGCACTCGCTGCTGTTCATCGAGAATGTCGGAAACCTGGTCTGCCCGGCCATGTTCGACCTCGGCGAGCAGGCCAAGGTGGTGATCGTCTCGGTGACCGAGGGCGCCGACAAGCCGCTGAAATACCCGCACATGTTCGCTGCAGCGGACCTGGTTCTGGTCAACAAGTCCGACCTGTTGCCCTACGTCGATTTCGACGTCGCGCAGTGCGTCCGGCACGCCAGGTCGGTCAACCCCGGCGTGGAGATCCTGACGGTGTCGGCCAGCAGCGGCGAAGGCCTCGCGCAGTGGTACCGCTGGATCGAGATCCAGACCGGCCCGGACCGTACCTCAACCCGGCCCTCAACCCGTTGA
- the recA gene encoding recombinase RecA: protein MAPQAPDREKALELALAQIDKNFGKGSVMRLGEDVRPPIAVIPTGSIALDVALGIGGLPRGRVVEIYGPESSGKTTVALHAVANAQAAGGIAAFIDAEHALDPDYAKKLGVDTDALLVSQPDTGEQALEIADMLVRSGALDILVIDSVAALVPRAEIEGEMGDSHVGLQARLMSQALRKMTGALNNSGTTAIFINQLREKIGVMFGSPETTTGGKALKFYSSVRLDVRRIETLKDGTDAVGNRTRVKVVKNKVSPPFKQAEFDILYGHGISREGSLIDMGVEHGFIRKSGSWFTYDGEQLGQGKENARKFLMENPDAANEIEKKIKEKLGIGAQLTDGAADDALPAPVDF from the coding sequence ATGGCGCCACAAGCCCCCGACCGCGAGAAGGCCCTTGAGCTGGCACTCGCACAGATCGACAAGAACTTCGGCAAGGGTTCGGTGATGCGGCTCGGCGAGGACGTCCGTCCGCCGATCGCGGTCATCCCCACCGGTTCGATCGCGCTCGACGTCGCGCTCGGCATCGGCGGGTTGCCGCGCGGCCGCGTGGTCGAGATCTACGGTCCGGAGTCCTCCGGTAAGACCACCGTCGCGCTGCATGCGGTGGCCAATGCCCAGGCCGCCGGCGGTATCGCGGCGTTCATCGACGCCGAGCACGCGCTGGACCCCGATTACGCCAAGAAGCTCGGGGTGGACACCGACGCGCTGCTGGTGTCCCAGCCCGACACCGGTGAGCAGGCGCTGGAGATCGCCGACATGCTGGTGCGCTCCGGTGCACTGGACATCCTGGTCATCGACTCGGTGGCCGCGCTGGTGCCGCGCGCCGAGATCGAGGGCGAGATGGGCGACAGCCACGTGGGTCTGCAGGCCCGCCTGATGAGCCAGGCGCTGCGCAAGATGACCGGTGCGCTGAACAACTCGGGCACCACCGCGATCTTCATCAACCAGCTGCGCGAGAAGATCGGTGTGATGTTCGGATCTCCCGAAACCACCACCGGCGGTAAAGCATTGAAGTTCTACTCCTCGGTGCGCCTGGATGTCCGGCGCATCGAGACCCTCAAGGACGGTACCGACGCCGTCGGTAACCGCACCCGCGTGAAGGTGGTCAAGAACAAGGTGTCGCCGCCGTTCAAGCAGGCCGAGTTCGACATCCTGTACGGCCACGGCATCAGCCGGGAAGGCTCACTCATCGACATGGGTGTCGAGCACGGCTTCATCCGCAAGTCCGGATCCTGGTTCACCTACGACGGCGAGCAGCTGGGCCAGGGCAAGGAGAACGCGCGAAAATTCTTGATGGAGAACCCCGATGCGGCCAACGAGATCGAGAAGAAGATCAAGGAGAAGCTCGGTATCGGGGCTCAGCTGACCGATGGCGCAGCCGATGACGCTCTTCCCGCTCCCGTCGACTTCTAG